DNA sequence from the Pedobacter sp. W3I1 genome:
ATAAATTGAGAATGGTTTTTTCACTTAAAACTGGTATTGACTATTATTTCAAAAACTCTACATTCCATATTTTTTCTGCTTTTCTGCCAATCAACCAAAAAGATGCTGCCAGGACTGAAAAGAACAAAGCTTTATGCCAACTGTCCCAGAAGTATTCAAAATAGCGTGTGTAGAGGTTAATAAAGAGAAAAGTAATCCCAAATTCGCGGGCGACATCATCACGGTATTTTAAACCAAATAAAGTACTTGCCACACAAATAGCTCCTGAAATTAATGCCCAATAAAATAAACTTAGCTGCCTAACCTGGTACCATTCCTCTAAACTGGCAAAGTTGCCGAATACGGATAAGGCCCAAAGCGATACAAAAAGATATACCATTCCAGCGATATAAGTAACCTGGAAAAAGTTTTGTGTCTTCGGAAAAGCTTTCATAATGAATGATGCTGCGGTTAATGCAGCGCCGAAAACTACAAAGCGCAAAGGATAATTCATACCAAGGAAGTAATAATTCCATCGACTTAAATAGCCAGTTTCTGTGCCAAACCATGCACCTAATGATATCAAAGCGAAAATCCAGATCAATCGCGAATTGAAGATATAACCTAAACCGCCATAAATGAAAACGGATATCAGAATCAGAATAGAGAAATTGCCAGAACCATTATCCACCGCCTTTCCAAAATAAGCAATGGCATTGGCGGTAAGTAAAATGGCTGAAAAAACGATGGCTTCATTGCTAAACTTTAAATGCGCCAGCTTCTTCTTCCGCCTGAAACCCAGGATATAAAGCCACGCGGCTAATCCACCAGAAACCAGGGCAATTACAATGTTTGGTGTATTGTAAACCCGTTTGAGGTAGTTTAAAATCGAATTATCAATTAATAAAGATCCAAGTGCAATAAAACCACAGGCCAAAGCTACCCAAAATGCATATTGTGCTAAGCGTAACCAATCAAAATTTTTAGCCTCATAACT
Encoded proteins:
- a CDS encoding DUF2157 domain-containing protein, encoding MKVDREKSEFLDDMIEQWQSDGLINEETGNKLRKSYEAKNFDWLRLAQYAFWVALACGFIALGSLLIDNSILNYLKRVYNTPNIVIALVSGGLAAWLYILGFRRKKKLAHLKFSNEAIVFSAILLTANAIAYFGKAVDNGSGNFSILILISVFIYGGLGYIFNSRLIWIFALISLGAWFGTETGYLSRWNYYFLGMNYPLRFVVFGAALTAASFIMKAFPKTQNFFQVTYIAGMVYLFVSLWALSVFGNFASLEEWYQVRQLSLFYWALISGAICVASTLFGLKYRDDVAREFGITFLFINLYTRYFEYFWDSWHKALFFSVLAASFWLIGRKAEKIWNVEFLK